In Methanothermobacter sp., a genomic segment contains:
- a CDS encoding type II secretion system F family protein, with protein sequence MAVLPAALKPVSEALESILPDKLLLRVQETLIRTGLYVKASEIITLAFLAGALFAVLGSVVAAVAGLNVILAVIVGFSMPSILLGAYIFVMMERRVDAIEQSTPDFLRQIASLLRAGVGLESALEDVSKQGEGPLYDELKRAVIEIKIGRTFDDAILSMSERLKSQNLDRTFRMILEGRRAGGSLSDVIETVAEDLRAVLALKRERKANVMMSVMFLIVAAIIAAPFALGMIMVYSGFMESVGKPNPILGAAKIAAAGYIIIHSIIAGLLIGIIMYGSARKGVKFSVPLSIVAYAIFYVIGKFGLSLVGSMAP encoded by the coding sequence ATGGCAGTATTACCGGCAGCATTGAAACCCGTGAGCGAGGCCCTGGAGAGTATATTACCTGATAAACTGCTTCTCCGGGTGCAGGAGACACTCATAAGGACAGGACTTTATGTGAAGGCATCTGAGATAATAACACTTGCATTTCTTGCGGGGGCACTCTTCGCTGTTCTTGGATCAGTTGTAGCCGCAGTCGCGGGTTTGAATGTTATTCTAGCAGTTATTGTTGGGTTTTCAATGCCATCAATCCTCCTTGGGGCCTACATCTTTGTCATGATGGAGAGACGTGTTGACGCCATTGAGCAGTCAACCCCTGACTTTCTCAGGCAGATAGCATCACTGCTGAGGGCAGGGGTAGGCCTTGAATCGGCCTTGGAGGACGTATCCAAACAGGGGGAGGGGCCACTCTACGATGAACTCAAGAGGGCGGTTATTGAAATAAAAATCGGGCGGACATTCGATGATGCCATCCTCTCCATGAGTGAGAGGCTCAAATCCCAGAACCTGGACAGAACCTTCAGGATGATCCTTGAGGGTAGGAGGGCAGGAGGAAGCCTATCGGATGTAATTGAGACAGTTGCAGAGGATCTTAGGGCTGTTCTGGCACTCAAGAGGGAGAGGAAGGCCAATGTTATGATGTCGGTGATGTTCCTTATTGTCGCCGCCATAATCGCGGCACCATTCGCCCTTGGAATGATAATGGTCTACTCAGGGTTCATGGAGTCTGTGGGGAAACCCAACCCCATCCTTGGCGCCGCCAAGATCGCCGCTGCAGGTTACATCATAATACACTCTATAATTGCAGGGCTCCTCATTGGAATCATAATGTATGGGAGCGCAAGGAAGGGTGTTAAGTTCTCTGTGCCACTCTCAATCGTGGCCTATGCAATATTCTATGTTATAGGAAAATTTGGACTGAGCCTTGTTGGAAGCATGGCACCATAG
- a CDS encoding class III signal peptide-containing protein, whose protein sequence is MSGGLIADDSGQGSAELILVFGGIIVIVTFAVVWYRNYVRSSQTAMNSDVQNVTNSIKGLKRKF, encoded by the coding sequence TTGTCTGGGGGTTTAATTGCTGATGATTCAGGTCAGGGGTCAGCCGAGCTGATACTTGTGTTTGGTGGTATAATAGTCATTGTGACCTTTGCAGTGGTGTGGTACCGTAACTATGTGAGGTCATCTCAGACTGCAATGAACTCTGATGTTCAGAACGTCACAAACTCAATTAAAGGGCTCAAAAGAAAATTCTAG
- a CDS encoding lactaldehyde dehydrogenase — protein MDMIIDGGQVGGENRFSVRNPFNGEEVDTVPLAGRDDVLRALEAAHRAKGTMSDLSARRISEGLHDVADELRAEMDELARLITLESGKPIRFSRDEVKRSVETAHLCAEEARRLYGESIPMDAGIGGKGLIGFTVRLPLGVVAAITPFNYPLNLAIHKVGPALAAGNTTVLKPSLEAPLSALRLCEILNEHFPPGAVNSVTGKGREVGDLIIDSPLVDKITFTGSVEVGRYISGRASMKKVTLELGGNDPLIVMDDADIDSAVEAAVRGSYLYSGQVCIAVKRMIVHKDVADEFADKLVDKTRRLRSGDPLDPKTDIGPLINEEAAIEVERRIEDAVRNGAELLHGGSRSGNFVEPTVLDHVRPEMGVVAEETFGPVSPIIRFDDADEALRIANGTCYALQAGVFTENIGTALRMASEIEAGTVLVNKQSTFRVDHMPFGGFKCSGMGKEGVKYAIEDMTRTKLVILNSR, from the coding sequence ATGGATATGATCATTGATGGTGGGCAGGTAGGGGGAGAAAATCGTTTCAGTGTCAGGAATCCCTTCAACGGCGAGGAAGTTGATACTGTACCCCTTGCAGGTAGGGATGATGTTTTAAGGGCTCTTGAGGCGGCCCACCGTGCAAAAGGTACCATGTCTGATCTTTCTGCCAGGCGCATCTCTGAGGGCCTCCATGATGTTGCTGATGAGCTCAGGGCAGAGATGGATGAACTTGCCCGACTCATAACCCTGGAGTCAGGTAAACCCATAAGGTTCTCACGTGATGAGGTTAAAAGGTCAGTTGAAACCGCACATCTATGTGCAGAGGAGGCAAGGAGGCTCTACGGCGAATCAATACCAATGGATGCAGGTATCGGTGGGAAGGGCCTTATTGGATTCACTGTAAGGCTCCCCCTGGGGGTTGTGGCTGCAATAACTCCATTTAACTATCCACTCAATCTCGCCATCCACAAGGTTGGACCGGCACTGGCAGCAGGGAACACCACGGTTCTGAAACCTTCACTTGAGGCGCCCCTCTCTGCACTTAGACTCTGTGAAATACTGAATGAACATTTCCCTCCAGGAGCTGTTAATTCTGTAACAGGGAAGGGCCGGGAGGTGGGTGATCTTATAATAGATAGTCCCCTCGTGGATAAGATAACATTCACAGGCAGTGTGGAGGTTGGAAGATACATATCCGGCAGGGCCTCAATGAAGAAGGTAACCCTTGAACTGGGGGGCAACGATCCCCTAATTGTCATGGATGACGCTGACATTGACTCTGCAGTTGAGGCCGCGGTTAGGGGTTCCTATCTCTACTCCGGACAGGTCTGCATCGCGGTTAAGAGGATGATAGTCCATAAAGATGTGGCCGACGAATTTGCAGATAAACTTGTGGATAAGACCCGCAGGTTAAGGTCAGGGGATCCACTTGATCCGAAAACTGATATAGGGCCACTTATAAATGAGGAGGCGGCCATTGAGGTTGAAAGACGAATTGAAGATGCCGTTAGAAATGGTGCAGAGCTCCTCCATGGAGGGTCAAGGAGTGGCAACTTTGTTGAGCCCACAGTCCTTGACCATGTGCGTCCTGAGATGGGGGTTGTTGCAGAGGAAACCTTCGGGCCGGTGTCACCGATTATAAGGTTTGATGACGCTGATGAGGCCTTAAGGATTGCCAATGGGACATGCTATGCACTTCAGGCAGGGGTTTTCACTGAGAACATAGGAACCGCCCTGAGGATGGCATCTGAGATCGAGGCTGGCACAGTTCTTGTGAACAAACAGTCAACATTCAGGGTGGACCATATGCCATTTGGCGGTTTCAAGTGCAGTGGAATGGGTAAGGAGGGCGTTAAGTACGCCATAGAGGATATGACCAGGACAAAACTTGTTATTTTAAACAGTAGATGA
- a CDS encoding chitobiase/beta-hexosaminidase C-terminal domain-containing protein, whose product MLLFAIAAGISGASAAEIPQNAVNLTMQQNASDPTQIIVDVNYSDDLQDVDQTIAVDAKLELLSGNITGSEIKWYYTGDLNGPFANYTVPEGVNVVWLSSFTNAPVPQGQAKLYMEDGKSYRWLFVIENAKGKVFTVRANSTAFQMGPDGPENETVLNSTQLTVDLQPHFTLENLTVTPVAGSAPLDITVTVKITNTGVEDDFTAELRINGDVKDTETVNVSTGETVTVTFTYTLPAGLYNVTVNDLAPVSVTSTPSVPTASPAPGIYRNNVTVTLAGPEGSVIYYTLNGSNPTVNSTRYTAPILLTKSATLKFIAVVNGASSAVSSASYTVMKPVTLSYYVKVKVKKWYRKWYRYMGKWRYSWRYYWTYRYVKRTSSYWQIT is encoded by the coding sequence ATGCTCCTGTTTGCAATTGCAGCGGGCATCTCAGGGGCATCAGCGGCAGAAATACCCCAGAATGCCGTGAACCTGACGATGCAGCAGAATGCATCTGACCCAACACAGATAATAGTGGATGTGAACTACAGTGACGACCTTCAGGATGTCGATCAGACGATAGCTGTCGATGCAAAACTTGAACTCTTAAGCGGCAACATAACGGGCTCAGAAATAAAATGGTACTACACCGGCGATCTGAACGGACCCTTCGCAAATTACACTGTCCCTGAAGGGGTCAACGTAGTCTGGCTCAGTTCATTCACAAATGCACCCGTACCTCAGGGACAGGCAAAACTGTACATGGAGGACGGTAAAAGCTACAGGTGGCTCTTTGTCATTGAAAACGCAAAGGGCAAGGTATTCACGGTGAGGGCAAACTCAACAGCCTTCCAGATGGGCCCCGACGGACCTGAAAATGAAACCGTGCTCAACTCAACCCAGCTCACAGTGGACCTCCAGCCACACTTCACCCTGGAAAACCTGACGGTCACACCCGTAGCCGGCAGCGCACCCCTGGATATAACCGTCACTGTTAAGATCACAAATACCGGTGTTGAAGACGACTTCACAGCAGAACTCCGAATCAACGGTGATGTGAAGGATACAGAAACTGTGAATGTCTCAACAGGTGAAACAGTCACGGTAACATTCACTTATACGCTGCCAGCAGGGCTATACAATGTCACAGTCAATGATCTGGCACCTGTGAGTGTCACATCAACCCCCTCAGTACCTACAGCATCACCTGCTCCAGGCATCTACAGGAACAATGTAACTGTGACCCTTGCAGGTCCAGAAGGTTCAGTGATATACTACACTCTTAACGGATCAAATCCAACTGTTAACAGCACAAGATACACAGCACCAATCCTTCTCACAAAATCAGCGACACTCAAATTCATAGCCGTTGTTAACGGAGCATCCTCTGCAGTTTCATCAGCCAGTTACACTGTCATGAAACCGGTAACCCTCAGCTACTACGTCAAGGTGAAGGTCAAGAAATGGTACAGAAAATGGTACAGGTACATGGGCAAATGGAGATACAGTTGGAGGTACTACTGGACCTACAGGTACGTTAAGAGGACCAGCAGCTACTGGCAGATAACCTGA
- a CDS encoding radical SAM protein has product MDELRNCSLCEWRCGANRSAGERGVCGAAETEIAYTSITDVLKSYAITFLSCPFRCAYCNAYRISQYPHSGWVYRGYVKPEDLAVEALRELEAHGISNLSFTGGEPTIHTPYIERMLHEIKGEGDVDVIVATNGFQTPETLKRIIRFTSLFSFEIKAFSDELHRNLTGAPVAPVLRNAAYLAEKFPEKIRVFRTVVIPGINHHEIGEIASFIAEINPEIPYRLIGFRPNFLLYYHMGPDRKLMEKLVDECRAEGLERVDYSGYYPLSELKLEDRLRKAGCSLPRDCGRCSNEVCRAILREPWRG; this is encoded by the coding sequence ATGGACGAACTCAGGAACTGCAGCCTATGCGAATGGAGGTGTGGTGCAAACCGTTCCGCAGGTGAGAGGGGAGTCTGCGGGGCTGCTGAGACTGAAATCGCCTATACCTCAATTACAGATGTCCTGAAAAGTTACGCCATAACCTTCCTGTCCTGCCCATTCCGGTGTGCCTACTGCAATGCCTACAGGATATCACAGTACCCTCACTCAGGATGGGTTTACAGGGGTTATGTGAAACCTGAGGATCTGGCAGTGGAGGCGCTAAGGGAACTTGAAGCACATGGCATATCAAATCTGAGCTTCACTGGCGGTGAACCCACAATACACACACCCTACATCGAAAGGATGCTGCATGAAATAAAGGGTGAAGGCGATGTTGATGTCATAGTGGCAACAAATGGATTCCAGACACCCGAGACTTTAAAGCGCATCATAAGGTTTACCTCACTTTTCAGTTTTGAGATAAAGGCCTTTTCAGATGAACTCCACAGAAACCTGACAGGGGCACCCGTGGCTCCTGTACTCCGGAACGCAGCCTACCTTGCAGAGAAATTTCCTGAAAAGATAAGGGTCTTCAGGACGGTCGTGATACCCGGCATAAACCACCATGAGATCGGGGAGATAGCATCATTCATTGCAGAGATAAATCCCGAGATCCCCTACCGCCTGATAGGTTTCAGACCCAACTTCCTCCTCTACTACCACATGGGACCTGACAGAAAACTGATGGAGAAGCTGGTGGATGAGTGCAGGGCAGAGGGCCTTGAGAGGGTTGATTATTCTGGCTACTACCCTCTATCAGAATTAAAGCTTGAGGACCGTCTGAGAAAAGCAGGGTGCAGTCTCCCAAGGGACTGTGGAAGGTGCAGCAATGAAGTGTGCAGGGCGATTCTCAGGGAGCCATGGAGGGGTTAA
- a CDS encoding tRNA-binding protein translates to MWDTSKDYRLMVAVKAVDLFRRALEAGGFRGQWKKKPAIKLASEIERTLQSLIYSYLEPEDLAASSEMKSIDEKLKVITDALGGEEWSRKFLDEASRDERERVEENIAKVKFFLNTIGNLRGRLMLGKISDPVIAVDIVAGEVMSVGGHPSADKLQICNVNVGGRSIKVVTNDPDVREKDRVAVALLPPQNFMGVVSEGMFLGVDGVLRDVEGKPGEMPRGIPLEALNETRNLVEEFLAG, encoded by the coding sequence ATGTGGGACACCAGTAAGGATTACAGGCTCATGGTTGCAGTTAAGGCGGTTGACCTCTTCAGGAGGGCCCTTGAGGCAGGTGGTTTCAGGGGCCAGTGGAAAAAGAAACCTGCCATTAAATTGGCATCTGAGATTGAAAGGACACTGCAGAGCCTCATATACTCATACCTTGAACCAGAGGACCTTGCAGCAAGTTCAGAGATGAAGAGTATTGATGAAAAACTTAAGGTGATAACTGATGCCCTTGGGGGTGAAGAGTGGAGCCGTAAGTTCCTTGATGAGGCCTCAAGGGATGAGAGGGAGAGGGTTGAGGAGAACATAGCAAAGGTGAAGTTCTTCCTGAACACCATTGGAAACCTCAGGGGCCGGTTGATGCTAGGGAAGATATCAGACCCTGTTATTGCAGTTGATATAGTTGCAGGTGAGGTTATGAGTGTTGGGGGACACCCCTCCGCGGATAAACTTCAGATCTGCAATGTTAATGTGGGTGGGAGGTCCATAAAGGTTGTCACAAATGACCCTGATGTGAGGGAGAAGGACAGGGTGGCCGTGGCCCTTTTGCCGCCCCAGAACTTCATGGGTGTTGTGAGTGAGGGAATGTTCCTTGGTGTCGACGGTGTTCTGAGGGATGTTGAGGGAAAACCCGGGGAAATGCCAAGGGGGATACCCCTTGAGGCCCTCAACGAGACACGGAACCTGGTCGAGGAGTTCCTGGCTGGTTAA
- a CDS encoding PRC-barrel domain-containing protein, with product MVELSSLYGLEIYTSRGKYVGRVQDVVLNIKKGRVSTLKVRPMRHDKKNVGIKDVLKTSIRIVPESDEIRPIKEEGIIDINYERVQAVGDILIISPDVSVEKKVNPLES from the coding sequence ATGGTTGAATTATCCAGTCTATATGGACTTGAAATATACACCTCAAGGGGTAAGTACGTTGGGAGGGTTCAGGACGTTGTCCTCAACATCAAGAAGGGACGTGTCTCAACACTGAAAGTCCGTCCAATGAGGCATGATAAGAAGAATGTTGGTATAAAGGATGTCCTCAAGACCAGCATAAGGATAGTCCCTGAATCAGATGAGATAAGACCCATAAAAGAGGAGGGCATCATCGACATAAACTATGAACGTGTCCAGGCGGTTGGAGACATACTCATAATATCTCCGGATGTTTCAGTGGAGAAAAAGGTAAATCCCCTTGAATCCTGA
- a CDS encoding aspartate dehydrogenase, which yields MIVGIVGCGAIANLITGFVRDGKVPVELGFFYDRDLEKAENLASMVDGTAVLDVADMLPHVDLVVEAASPEAVRELVPGILEAGRDVVVMSVGALMDPELRSLLERKASENNAKIHVPSGAIVGLDGLKAASMGSIESVKLVTRKPPRSLGISMDEKKILYSGKASEAVKRFPLNINVAATLSLACGRDIDVEIIADPAVDRNVHEVTVKGDFGEFKTITENVRCSINPKTSVMAAYSAIRLLKSLSENMHIGT from the coding sequence ATGATCGTGGGTATAGTGGGCTGCGGCGCAATAGCCAACCTTATAACGGGTTTCGTGAGGGATGGTAAGGTACCCGTTGAACTGGGATTCTTCTATGACAGGGACCTTGAGAAGGCAGAGAACCTGGCATCCATGGTTGATGGGACTGCGGTCCTTGATGTTGCAGATATGCTCCCCCATGTTGACCTTGTGGTGGAGGCCGCATCACCTGAGGCCGTGAGGGAACTGGTCCCCGGAATACTTGAGGCAGGCAGGGACGTCGTCGTTATGAGTGTCGGCGCCCTCATGGACCCTGAATTAAGGAGCCTTCTTGAGAGGAAGGCCTCAGAGAATAATGCCAAAATACATGTACCCTCTGGGGCCATAGTGGGCCTAGATGGCCTGAAGGCAGCATCCATGGGCAGTATAGAGTCAGTTAAACTTGTTACAAGGAAACCACCACGGTCACTGGGTATAAGCATGGATGAGAAGAAGATCCTCTACAGTGGTAAGGCATCAGAGGCCGTTAAGAGGTTTCCACTCAACATAAATGTGGCAGCAACCCTCAGTCTCGCCTGTGGACGGGATATTGATGTTGAGATAATAGCGGACCCGGCAGTTGACCGTAACGTCCATGAGGTGACCGTTAAGGGGGACTTCGGGGAGTTCAAGACTATAACAGAGAATGTCAGGTGCTCCATAAACCCCAAGACAAGTGTGATGGCCGCCTATTCCGCCATAAGACTCCTTAAATCCCTCAGTGAGAACATGCATATTGGAACATGA
- a CDS encoding tRNA(His) guanylyltransferase Thg1 family protein, which translates to MREHEIYSNLKVPLSSRIVLRLDGRGFHRLTAKAGFRRPYDDVFRDLMVSACLEIMNEFSPSFIYTFSDEINVLLDSVPFSGRVEKLDSVFPAFASSSFTLSAIKRGLSLYKPVSFDCRVIPLGREVVWEYFRSRQDEAWRNCLNSYAYWTLRDEMDRDDAARTLNGMKSDALHELLFERGLNISEVPAWQRRGIGVYRAPVKVKGYNPITEREVSAVRMRVKVDMELPLFTKEFFEGIQGFKERNGSESA; encoded by the coding sequence ATGCGGGAACATGAAATCTACTCAAACCTCAAGGTGCCGCTGTCCTCCCGCATAGTACTGAGGCTTGATGGGAGGGGCTTTCACAGGCTAACAGCAAAGGCAGGGTTTAGGAGGCCCTATGATGATGTCTTCCGTGACCTCATGGTTTCAGCGTGCCTTGAGATCATGAATGAGTTCAGCCCATCATTCATATACACCTTTTCTGATGAGATCAATGTACTCCTTGATTCTGTTCCATTCTCAGGAAGGGTTGAGAAGCTTGACTCGGTCTTCCCGGCTTTTGCATCATCATCATTCACACTTAGTGCCATAAAAAGGGGTTTATCACTTTACAAACCTGTTTCATTTGACTGCAGGGTCATACCACTGGGCAGGGAGGTGGTCTGGGAGTACTTCAGGTCAAGGCAGGATGAGGCCTGGAGGAACTGCCTCAACAGCTATGCATACTGGACACTGAGGGATGAAATGGATAGAGATGATGCCGCAAGAACCCTGAATGGGATGAAATCAGATGCCCTCCATGAGCTGCTCTTTGAGAGGGGTTTGAACATCTCAGAGGTTCCTGCCTGGCAGCGGAGGGGTATCGGGGTCTACCGGGCTCCGGTGAAGGTGAAGGGCTACAATCCCATAACTGAGAGGGAGGTCTCTGCGGTGAGGATGAGGGTGAAGGTTGACATGGAACTTCCACTCTTCACAAAAGAATTTTTTGAGGGAATTCAGGGTTTTAAGGAACGTAATGGATCAGAGAGTGCCTGA